Proteins from one Gemmatimonadaceae bacterium genomic window:
- the peaA gene encoding quinohemoprotein amine dehydrogenase subunit alpha, with product MPRRLLAGSSRVCLVVGLLGFGAVSIAPAQRGGGGGGGGAGRGRGSGGVSAAAAADTTRGFVVNDPTTRSHCSSCHVRDSLGMMQRVSYERKTPEGWEMTVRRMVALNNVKLNPADARAIVRYLSDNQGLAPAELRPGRFEVERRMIEYRYTADTRTETTCRACHSMGRVITQRRTRGEWELLVSTHRALFPDADFQAFRRGGPATNDSGVAQPHPMDVAINHLARTFPLRTPEWTAWSATMRTPHLEGTWALSGNEPGKGAFYGRLTVTRGASDGEFVTQATYRYADGGRVVQRNGKSIVYTGFQWRGRSTDPALKATDTVGLREVMFVEPGWEEMSGRWFTGGYDEIGVDVSLKKLGANPVLLGVAPRAVRVGTSGQDVTIFGANLPKNVGATGVDFGPGVKIERVVRSTPDSITVRVNVDSTAVVGKRDLYAAGVSLRDGAVVFDQISRIKVVPLAGLARVGGNVFPKQLQQFDAIAYYNGADGKPDTDDDLEIGRVNANWSLEEYGVTYDDDDVKFVGAVDQTGLFTPNLDGPNPQRSSSRNNVGDVWVVATYQPPGKSAKPLRARAQLIVTVPLYVKFAQWKTQP from the coding sequence ATGCCCCGTCGACTGCTCGCTGGATCATCGCGCGTTTGCCTTGTCGTTGGACTGCTGGGTTTTGGCGCGGTGAGCATCGCGCCGGCGCAGCGTGGGGGAGGGGGAGGGGGAGGGGGAGCGGGCCGAGGTCGCGGCTCGGGCGGCGTGTCTGCCGCCGCCGCGGCTGACACGACGAGAGGGTTCGTCGTCAACGACCCGACGACGCGGTCGCACTGCTCGAGCTGCCACGTCCGCGACTCGCTCGGCATGATGCAGCGCGTGTCGTACGAGCGGAAAACTCCCGAAGGCTGGGAGATGACTGTCCGACGCATGGTGGCGCTCAACAACGTCAAGCTGAACCCCGCCGACGCCCGCGCGATCGTGCGCTATTTGAGCGACAATCAAGGACTCGCCCCCGCCGAGCTCAGACCGGGACGGTTCGAGGTCGAACGGCGGATGATCGAGTATCGCTACACCGCCGATACGCGGACGGAGACGACGTGCCGCGCCTGCCACTCGATGGGCCGTGTGATTACGCAGCGGCGCACGCGCGGCGAGTGGGAGCTGTTGGTCTCCACGCACCGCGCGCTCTTCCCGGACGCCGACTTCCAGGCGTTCCGCCGAGGCGGACCGGCGACCAACGACAGCGGCGTCGCGCAGCCGCACCCCATGGACGTGGCGATCAACCATCTCGCGCGCACGTTCCCGCTCCGGACGCCGGAATGGACCGCGTGGTCGGCGACGATGCGGACACCGCACCTGGAGGGAACGTGGGCGCTGAGCGGCAACGAGCCGGGGAAGGGCGCCTTTTATGGAAGGCTGACCGTCACGCGCGGCGCGAGCGACGGGGAGTTTGTCACGCAGGCAACGTATCGCTACGCCGACGGCGGCAGGGTCGTGCAGAGAAATGGAAAGTCGATCGTGTATACCGGCTTTCAGTGGCGCGGCCGTTCGACTGATCCGGCGCTCAAGGCGACCGACACGGTTGGTCTCCGCGAAGTGATGTTCGTCGAACCTGGCTGGGAAGAGATGTCGGGACGCTGGTTCACCGGCGGCTACGACGAAATCGGCGTGGACGTGTCGCTCAAGAAGCTCGGCGCCAATCCGGTGCTGCTCGGTGTCGCCCCGCGCGCGGTGCGCGTCGGCACGAGCGGACAGGACGTGACGATCTTCGGCGCGAACCTTCCGAAGAACGTCGGCGCGACCGGCGTGGACTTCGGACCGGGCGTGAAGATCGAGCGCGTCGTGCGATCGACGCCGGACTCGATCACCGTGCGCGTGAACGTCGATTCGACGGCGGTCGTCGGCAAACGCGACTTGTACGCCGCCGGCGTCTCGCTCCGTGATGGCGCGGTCGTGTTCGACCAGATCAGCCGCATCAAAGTCGTACCGCTCGCCGGCCTCGCGCGCGTCGGCGGCAACGTCTTTCCGAAACAGCTCCAGCAGTTCGACGCGATCGCGTACTACAACGGTGCCGACGGCAAGCCCGACACCGACGACGATCTCGAAATCGGGCGCGTGAACGCCAACTGGTCGCTCGAGGAGTACGGCGTCACGTACGACGATGACGACGTGAAGTTCGTCGGCGCGGTCGATCAGACGGGACTCTTCACGCCGAACCTCGACGGCCCGAATCCGCAGCGTAGCTCGAGCCGGAACAACGTCGGCGACGTGTGGGTCGTGGCGACCTATCAGCCGCCGGGGAAGTCGGCGAAGCCGCTTCGCGCCCGCGCCCAGCTCATCGTCACGGTGCCGCTGTACGTCAAGTTCGCTCAGTGGAAGACGCAGCCATGA
- a CDS encoding NAD(P)/FAD-dependent oxidoreductase: MTLLADVALIGGGPAGSAAGRLLASWGHSVVLLSRTSRQPALAESLPPSCVKLFDEIGVRAVVDRAGFIRATGNTVQWAGSDRERRVEMFGRAGLGYQVSRDKFDELLLDGAQAAGASVERDVSVRDAEREGDVWRVQFDRPSGPDTIRARWILDCSGRAGVIARRGWRRTDSHARTIAIAGIWDRAGAWALEDATHTFVESYANGWAWSIPVSESRRFVTVMLDPRVTSVPGRSELDTAYAAELAQAPALRALVEGATMAGAPWACDATAYSAERVAGDNALLVGDAASFVDPLSSFGVKKALASAWLAAITVHSALIDPTATDPAVELFTARELAMAEHLRQGAAALARDAAGAHETPFWSARADVDPARTSDEWDVDALRTDVRVHAAFEELKRRPALRLGTADAVRFVQRPVVRGHRIALEEHLAAPMAPNGVRYCRNVDLVVLARLAPRFEQVPDLYEAYNRAAAPAPLPDFLGALSTLVGFGMLTLA; the protein is encoded by the coding sequence ATGACGCTCCTCGCCGACGTCGCGCTGATTGGCGGCGGACCCGCCGGGTCAGCCGCGGGGCGCCTTCTGGCGTCGTGGGGTCACTCGGTCGTGCTGCTGTCGCGCACGTCACGACAGCCGGCGTTGGCGGAGTCGCTCCCGCCGAGCTGCGTGAAACTCTTCGACGAGATCGGCGTTCGCGCGGTCGTCGATCGAGCGGGATTCATCCGCGCCACCGGAAACACGGTGCAATGGGCTGGGAGCGATCGCGAGCGACGCGTCGAGATGTTCGGTCGGGCGGGGCTTGGGTATCAAGTGTCGCGCGACAAGTTCGACGAGCTCCTGCTCGACGGCGCGCAGGCCGCCGGCGCGTCCGTGGAGCGTGACGTCTCGGTGCGCGACGCCGAGCGAGAGGGCGACGTTTGGCGCGTGCAGTTCGACCGGCCGTCCGGTCCGGACACGATTCGGGCTCGATGGATTCTCGACTGCAGCGGACGAGCGGGAGTCATCGCACGTCGTGGTTGGCGGCGAACCGACTCGCACGCGAGGACGATCGCGATCGCCGGGATTTGGGACCGAGCGGGCGCGTGGGCGCTCGAGGACGCGACGCACACCTTCGTCGAGAGCTACGCGAACGGTTGGGCGTGGTCGATTCCCGTATCGGAGTCGCGCCGCTTCGTCACCGTCATGCTCGATCCACGCGTGACGAGCGTACCCGGCCGATCGGAGCTCGACACGGCCTACGCGGCGGAGTTGGCGCAGGCGCCGGCACTTCGCGCTCTGGTCGAGGGCGCGACGATGGCCGGCGCGCCGTGGGCGTGCGACGCCACTGCCTACTCGGCTGAGCGGGTTGCCGGCGACAACGCGCTGCTGGTCGGCGACGCGGCATCTTTCGTCGATCCGCTGTCCTCGTTCGGCGTAAAGAAGGCGCTGGCGTCGGCATGGCTGGCCGCGATAACGGTTCACAGCGCGCTCATCGATCCGACCGCGACGGACCCCGCCGTCGAATTGTTCACAGCGCGAGAGCTGGCCATGGCCGAGCATTTGCGCCAGGGCGCGGCGGCGTTGGCGCGCGATGCGGCCGGCGCGCACGAGACACCGTTTTGGTCCGCTCGCGCCGATGTGGACCCGGCTCGGACGAGTGACGAGTGGGACGTCGACGCTCTGCGCACGGACGTCCGTGTCCACGCGGCCTTCGAAGAATTGAAGCGCCGTCCGGCCCTTCGACTCGGAACCGCCGACGCAGTGCGGTTCGTCCAGCGGCCCGTCGTGCGCGGTCATCGGATCGCGCTGGAAGAACACCTGGCGGCGCCGATGGCCCCGAACGGCGTGCGCTATTGCCGCAACGTCGATCTCGTCGTGCTGGCGCGACTCGCGCCGAGGTTCGAGCAGGTGCCGGATCTTTACGAAGCGTACAATCGTGCCGCGGCGCCGGCTCCATTGCCCGATTTCCTCGGCGCGCTCTCGACGCTCGTTGGCTTTGGGATGCTCACGTTGGCGTAG
- a CDS encoding CocE/NonD family hydrolase, with the protein MSILPHHRALASLLAASALAAPLSAQVTGANAPYPPPRGPHAVVVERSVMVAMRDGVRLATDVYRPSDLTGRLPAILMRTPYNKQGSGGAGQIFASNGYVVVVQDVRGKFGSEGEYKIYNGDMTDWTDAFDWIGKQPWSNQRIGSFGCSYLGEQQIVAAQQRHPLHIAAIPQAAGGNLGRVGRHRTFWGSVEGGANAVSINFGWMPVWASTDKGARPRPNVETATFLRSLPLIDMTDRAGSPSWDWRNFFERSPDDPWWDKQGYFNDRDSVSVAALHVSSWFDMANEALIERELFAKNGTNARARENQYAIISPTTHCQSERAGEHTFSGALDVGDARFHHWDVYLAWFDKWLRGNEHAMDTIPRIQYYTIGRNAWQKSDRWPVAGMKETPYYLRSDGGASTSKGNGRLSLTAPGSGERPDTFTYDPANPVPSRGGSICCTGDPKDVPGSFDNTDIEQRPDVLVYTGEALTTGLELTGPMRAEISLSSDRIDTDVTVKVLDVFPDGRVMNMLEGITRARYRDGYGKPEMMKPGTVYTVPVDLHATSWYLPPGHRLRVEVSSSNFPRFDRNLNTGGRNYDETAWNVAKNAVWHSAAHVSRLVLPVVSR; encoded by the coding sequence TTGTCGATTCTGCCCCACCATCGCGCGCTGGCCTCGCTCCTCGCGGCAAGCGCGTTGGCCGCGCCGCTCTCCGCGCAGGTGACCGGCGCCAACGCCCCGTATCCGCCGCCGCGCGGGCCGCACGCCGTCGTTGTTGAGAGATCTGTGATGGTCGCGATGCGCGACGGCGTGAGGCTGGCGACGGACGTCTACCGCCCGTCCGACCTGACCGGCCGGCTCCCCGCGATCCTCATGCGCACGCCGTACAACAAGCAGGGCAGCGGTGGCGCCGGGCAGATCTTCGCGTCGAACGGCTACGTCGTCGTCGTGCAGGACGTGCGCGGCAAGTTCGGCTCGGAAGGCGAGTACAAGATCTACAACGGCGACATGACCGATTGGACCGACGCCTTCGATTGGATCGGCAAGCAGCCGTGGAGCAATCAGCGAATCGGCAGCTTCGGGTGCTCGTACCTGGGCGAGCAGCAGATCGTCGCCGCTCAACAGCGCCATCCGCTGCACATCGCCGCGATACCGCAGGCGGCCGGCGGCAATCTCGGGCGGGTCGGACGGCACCGCACGTTCTGGGGATCGGTCGAAGGCGGCGCGAACGCGGTGTCGATCAATTTCGGGTGGATGCCCGTGTGGGCGTCGACCGACAAAGGCGCGCGGCCACGCCCCAACGTGGAGACCGCGACGTTTCTGCGCTCGCTCCCGCTCATCGACATGACCGACCGAGCGGGCTCGCCGTCGTGGGACTGGCGCAACTTTTTCGAGCGCTCGCCCGACGACCCATGGTGGGACAAGCAAGGTTACTTCAACGATCGAGACAGCGTGTCGGTGGCGGCGCTGCACGTGTCGTCGTGGTTCGACATGGCGAACGAGGCGCTCATCGAACGCGAGCTCTTCGCGAAGAACGGCACCAACGCGCGGGCGCGTGAAAATCAGTACGCGATCATTTCGCCGACGACGCACTGCCAATCGGAGCGCGCGGGTGAACACACCTTCTCCGGCGCGCTCGACGTCGGCGACGCGAGGTTCCATCACTGGGACGTCTATCTCGCGTGGTTCGACAAGTGGCTGCGCGGGAACGAGCACGCGATGGACACGATTCCGCGCATCCAGTACTACACGATCGGCCGCAACGCCTGGCAGAAGTCCGATCGCTGGCCTGTCGCGGGCATGAAGGAGACGCCGTACTACCTGCGCAGCGACGGAGGCGCGAGCACGAGCAAAGGCAATGGACGCCTGAGTCTCACTGCTCCAGGCTCAGGCGAGCGGCCGGATACGTTCACCTATGATCCGGCGAACCCGGTGCCGTCGCGCGGCGGATCGATCTGCTGTACGGGCGATCCGAAGGACGTTCCCGGCTCGTTCGACAACACCGATATCGAGCAGCGGCCGGACGTGCTCGTCTACACGGGCGAGGCGCTGACGACCGGTCTCGAGCTCACGGGACCGATGCGCGCCGAGATCAGTCTCAGCTCCGATCGGATCGACACGGACGTCACGGTGAAGGTGCTGGACGTCTTCCCCGACGGGCGCGTCATGAACATGCTCGAGGGCATCACGCGGGCGCGGTATCGCGACGGCTACGGCAAGCCGGAGATGATGAAGCCCGGCACCGTCTACACGGTCCCGGTCGATCTGCACGCGACGTCGTGGTACCTGCCGCCCGGCCACCGTCTACGCGTCGAGGTCTCGTCGTCGAACTTCCCGCGCTTCGATCGCAACTTGAATACGGGCGGTCGGAACTATGACGAGACCGCTTGGAACGTGGCGAAAAACGCCGTGTGGCACTCGGCCGCGCACGTATCGCGGCTCGTGCTGCCGGTCGTTTCTCGTTGA